In Candidatus Eremiobacterota bacterium, a genomic segment contains:
- a CDS encoding BamA/TamA family outer membrane protein: MFERLRRTPRTVLAVLAFLGLVMPPAYSAPAAPTVVSVSVTGNAHIPTDRILSVVKTKVGDPFDPAIVQQDLRAIADLGFFADQAPPIIKQRPDGVAVTFRVIENPVVTSIRFEGNKSVSADTLMALMDTAPGQVFNIKTYQQDVLKINSYYDKIGFGGQLPSHVTDVNISPDGVLTLKIQEGLTVNKIIITPYPEADPVLPPNLIQNALVTKPGSPYSEAQRDKDYDALKTLYEKYDLKIGDVEAGVDPTTIDQKAGTADVRYTISVLRVGAVEITGNTKTHDDVIRRELRLLPGAIVTDSGLRRDYDRLNNLGFFEKIDFQAKPGPDPKRPALVTLNWQVKEQRTGTAQVGAGYSGGLTGTGLTGTLSYQENNINGTGNGASVRLERGSRVSDAQLSVTIPYVGKTEKSQRYSFAATIFTQQQTNFYPVYAACSAGVITTPAPAPLGGARRPLATATPLPATTPCPAANSGQPFPVTIVPSDPTNFQVVNGIVSTYKSRASGISATIGRRLSDVYRVSGGVNVQKVAASADLPGGYVFPNAQLLNPNPLATTSPFAVDPNSPSAAVGITAPSLAQILSNKPYNVRSFLFGVGADSRDDIFNPRRGVNVTLQDEVSSHSFGSDFNYQLITVDAAKFFPVMRNATFGVHGRAGISTGAIPTNKLFIFSDQDLRGYSDPFYGTDILLGQAELRVPLTQDRKFSVVGFVESGGTRIRGGKSTSTDASGMTTTIFDLNRYTFHGDVGVGLRFDVPQLGLRTIRLDFAKGSQGTHTSFGIGQSF, from the coding sequence TTGTTCGAACGGCTCCGCCGCACGCCGCGCACCGTGCTCGCCGTGCTTGCGTTTCTGGGTTTGGTGATGCCCCCGGCCTACTCGGCGCCGGCCGCCCCCACCGTCGTCTCGGTCTCGGTCACCGGGAACGCCCACATCCCGACCGACCGCATCCTCTCCGTCGTGAAGACGAAAGTCGGCGACCCGTTCGACCCGGCCATCGTGCAGCAGGACCTGCGCGCGATCGCCGACCTCGGGTTCTTCGCCGACCAGGCGCCGCCGATCATCAAGCAGCGCCCCGACGGGGTCGCCGTGACCTTCCGCGTGATCGAGAACCCGGTCGTCACCTCGATCCGGTTCGAGGGCAACAAGAGCGTCTCGGCCGACACGCTGATGGCCTTGATGGACACCGCGCCGGGCCAGGTCTTCAACATCAAGACCTACCAGCAAGACGTGCTGAAGATCAACAGCTACTACGACAAGATCGGCTTCGGCGGGCAGCTGCCCTCGCACGTCACCGACGTCAACATCAGCCCCGACGGCGTCCTGACGCTGAAGATTCAGGAAGGGCTGACGGTCAACAAGATCATCATCACCCCGTACCCGGAAGCCGACCCGGTGTTGCCGCCGAACCTGATCCAGAACGCGCTCGTCACCAAGCCCGGCAGCCCGTACTCCGAAGCGCAGCGCGACAAGGACTACGACGCGCTCAAGACGCTCTACGAGAAGTACGACCTGAAGATCGGCGACGTCGAGGCCGGCGTCGACCCGACGACGATCGACCAGAAGGCCGGGACCGCCGACGTGCGCTACACGATCAGCGTCCTGCGGGTCGGCGCGGTGGAGATCACCGGCAACACCAAGACCCACGACGACGTGATCCGGCGCGAGCTGCGGCTGCTGCCGGGCGCGATCGTCACCGACTCCGGGCTGCGCCGCGACTACGACCGGCTCAACAACCTGGGCTTCTTCGAGAAGATCGACTTCCAGGCCAAGCCCGGCCCCGATCCCAAGCGCCCGGCGCTGGTGACGCTCAACTGGCAGGTCAAGGAGCAGCGGACCGGGACCGCGCAGGTCGGCGCCGGCTACTCGGGCGGCTTGACGGGAACCGGCCTGACCGGGACCCTCTCGTACCAGGAGAACAACATCAACGGGACCGGCAACGGCGCCTCGGTGCGCCTCGAGCGCGGCTCGCGGGTCAGCGACGCGCAGCTCTCGGTGACGATCCCGTACGTCGGGAAGACCGAGAAGTCTCAGCGCTACAGCTTCGCGGCGACCATCTTCACCCAGCAGCAGACGAACTTCTACCCGGTGTATGCGGCCTGCTCGGCGGGCGTGATCACGACGCCGGCACCCGCGCCGCTCGGCGGCGCCCGCCGGCCGCTGGCGACGGCGACGCCGCTCCCGGCGACGACCCCGTGTCCCGCCGCGAACAGCGGTCAGCCCTTCCCGGTCACGATCGTCCCCAGCGACCCGACCAACTTCCAGGTCGTGAACGGGATCGTGTCGACCTACAAGTCGCGCGCGAGCGGGATCTCGGCGACGATCGGGCGCCGGCTGAGCGACGTCTACCGCGTTTCCGGCGGGGTCAACGTCCAGAAGGTCGCGGCGTCGGCCGACCTGCCGGGCGGCTACGTCTTCCCGAACGCCCAGCTGCTGAACCCGAACCCGCTGGCGACGACCAGCCCGTTCGCCGTCGACCCGAACTCGCCGAGCGCCGCGGTCGGGATCACCGCCCCCTCGCTCGCGCAGATCCTCTCGAACAAGCCCTACAACGTCCGCAGCTTCCTGTTCGGGGTCGGCGCCGACTCGCGCGACGACATCTTCAACCCGCGCCGCGGCGTCAACGTCACGCTGCAGGACGAGGTCAGCAGCCACAGCTTCGGCTCGGACTTCAACTACCAGCTCATCACCGTCGACGCGGCGAAGTTCTTCCCGGTGATGCGCAACGCGACGTTCGGCGTCCACGGCCGGGCCGGGATCTCGACCGGCGCGATCCCGACCAACAAGCTGTTCATCTTCTCGGACCAGGATCTGCGCGGGTATTCCGACCCGTTCTACGGAACCGACATCCTGCTCGGGCAGGCCGAGCTGCGCGTCCCGCTCACGCAGGACCGCAAGTTCTCCGTGGTCGGCTTCGTCGAGTCGGGCGGCACGCGCATCCGCGGCGGCAAGTCGACCTCGACCGACGCCTCGGGGATGACGACCACCATCTTCGACCTCAACCGCTACACGTTCCACGGCGACGTCGGGGTCGGGCTCCGCTTCGACGTCCCGCAGCTCGGGCTTCGCACCATCCGTCTCGACTTCGCGAAGGGAAGTCAGGGCACGCACACCTCGTTCGGAATCGGACAGAGCTTCTAG
- a CDS encoding HD domain-containing protein: MGACHIAGRMAESLLRRRGKDLTADDYELIQRLRLAGLLHDVGHYPFSHATQDAIENFCAKLTPFFKHEDVGGKILEYDEDVRRALSDDGINPSDVASVFSRSDPDFKLANLISSDLDADRLDFLPRTSHFTGLPYGAIDLDYMISQLCEDNEQRPCLTFRAVRAADAFLIARLEDYQQVAYHRTVAASEWLLKEVIQALLGLDDNDLDVSEEGIVTAIKDRKWARFTDDDIYARIDRELNSPRKFGDPIAELMARAMLARKTPKMVAEFHRLARPFQPGPGAYDVYVELRKQLTECALQAAADFDIDPRLWKVWHERKALTKIGSRVPAPALSGALDEEKNDDEDQANQMIRLTKPGGESVVITSVRHAMCSILADYNVEIIRVFVLLPPEQVGRRAEIEQRFRERVTHAGLPA, from the coding sequence GTGGGCGCTTGTCACATCGCGGGACGCATGGCCGAGTCGCTACTGCGCCGTCGCGGCAAAGACTTGACTGCAGACGATTACGAGTTGATCCAGCGTCTGCGCCTCGCCGGCCTCTTGCACGATGTCGGGCACTACCCGTTTTCGCACGCGACGCAGGACGCTATTGAGAACTTTTGTGCGAAGCTGACACCGTTCTTCAAGCACGAAGACGTGGGCGGCAAAATCCTGGAGTACGACGAAGACGTCAGGCGCGCTCTCTCGGACGACGGGATCAATCCGAGCGATGTCGCGTCCGTCTTCAGTCGTTCGGACCCTGATTTCAAGCTCGCAAATTTAATCTCCAGCGACCTCGATGCAGATCGCCTCGACTTCCTCCCGCGCACAAGTCACTTCACCGGGCTGCCATATGGCGCGATCGACCTCGACTACATGATTAGTCAGCTCTGCGAGGACAACGAGCAACGGCCGTGCTTGACATTTAGAGCCGTGAGAGCGGCAGACGCGTTCCTGATCGCTCGTCTTGAAGACTATCAGCAGGTCGCGTACCATAGGACGGTTGCAGCGTCGGAATGGCTCCTGAAAGAGGTTATTCAGGCCCTCCTGGGGCTTGACGACAACGATCTAGATGTGTCTGAGGAGGGTATTGTCACCGCCATCAAGGATCGCAAGTGGGCGCGCTTCACCGATGACGATATCTATGCTCGCATTGACCGTGAGCTGAACTCACCACGCAAGTTCGGGGATCCGATTGCCGAGCTAATGGCGCGCGCGATGCTGGCCCGGAAGACGCCGAAGATGGTTGCTGAGTTTCACCGTCTTGCTAGACCTTTTCAGCCGGGCCCGGGCGCGTATGATGTTTACGTCGAGCTTCGGAAACAGTTGACCGAATGCGCGCTACAGGCCGCGGCCGACTTCGACATTGACCCGCGGCTTTGGAAAGTCTGGCACGAACGAAAGGCGTTGACCAAGATCGGATCGCGGGTGCCTGCGCCGGCCCTTTCGGGGGCGCTCGACGAAGAAAAAAATGACGACGAGGATCAGGCAAATCAGATGATCCGCCTTACGAAGCCCGGTGGTGAATCGGTGGTCATAACATCAGTGCGACACGCGATGTGTTCGATTCTCGCTGATTACAACGTCGAGATCATCCGTGTGTTCGTATTGCTTCCGCCCGAACAGGTCGGACGGCGTGCCGAGATTGAGCAGCGCTTCCGAGAGCGCGTCACGCACGCTGGTTTGCCGGCCTAA